In Periplaneta americana isolate PAMFEO1 chromosome 8, P.americana_PAMFEO1_priV1, whole genome shotgun sequence, the sequence attcttatagatattatcaaggattctcttcattAATTGATtagctagcggacttactcgtgttaattatgtaagatttgtacggcttacagctgtttcagtgcttcacgcaccatcctcagagcctactagatctcggcgtcatcttgaacttctctgcctgttatgtgggtatgtttgattgttgaaaggtgttgaagagtggagtcaaatagtgtgtgtgtactgaaattgatctgtgtattgagaatttgatcggggtgtgtgtGTGATCAAATTGACTCCACTCTTCatcacctttcaacaatcaaacacacccacataacaggcagagaagttcgagatgacgccgagatctagtaggctctgaggatggtgcgtgaagcactgaaacagctgtaagccgcacaaatcttacataattaatacgagtaagtccgctagctaatcaattaattatattcaagtgttaaaagtagtgtacgcaagattccaaatggattctcttcaaatattaggtagtttcctagtacccggtacttgttacataggtcgtttttgtGTTTACATAGTGGCttctttctgaaaagaattttaataggttgttactagatgtgattctagtcagtttgtaatatatttttggtccagggaaaatatacatttttttattattatacaacaatgactgacttaacagcttatgtaacgagtaccgggtactaggaaacttccaaatattacatcatcatctctatttcaattaatccacttatattatttgccttcaacaattaactttcttttttctttaatgtttcaaatatcaCATTGTATTGTACATGtgtattgtattcaggacccttgtggtcattcaaattctttgagctcatgatgatgaataaataaaacagtaagtagaaCATGTAAGCAATGAAAATGCCTGTCTTATGGAATAATTAATGTAgagtattttgttttatgttataaatGTGTCATTCTGGTTTAATAAGCTTCTAGCAgtatgtaacattttaatttcatgattCTTAAGTTTTAGTTGGGAATGATGAAGACTATTAATATGACAGTTCTGCTGACGTTCCTAGTTTATTCACTTTACAAGTCAGATTTACTTACTGCAAGCTCCAtagtagaaaatgctgattcggTCTTGATTGTAGGAACTGGAGCTGTGTTGTGACGTGACCGCATGGAACCTGACACCAATATATACCAAAGTCTGAATCCGATGTTTACGTTGATATCACGGGACAGACTTTTCCACCACAACTGATTCCTAACAATGTTCATATTCAGACATACGCTATTTACTAACACAGGTAAGTATCTTTAAACAAACTAGCTGTAATAAACATTACCTATTATAGATATATACGCTATGAAATGCAGCATGCGTGATTCATTTGGAAACAAACATTGAGCAGAGCATCATGGGAACTCGTAAACAATGCTACTCTTCCGCATGCAATATTGTAGCTTGGAGTcatgaatttctgtaaaagaaacaaCTGTGAGTCTTTAGCGTGTAGAGCGCGAAAAGATCTTCTATATAAATAACCTAACATCTTAGTCTGTACCTACTTTCACATCACTTCTGTACATCACAGCAGTAGTCACGGCGAAAATGGCGTTCGCAGTAAGTTCGTACCTGACAAATGACAATCAAAAACGACTATGACGTAGCACAAAAAAGAACATTATTGCAGTTTTACGAAAAGggggtttacattttttttacgaaGCCCAATTTCATGTCAATCtttccataaatatttttttataatttactggaaaaaaattaataatatttttttcttgttttgtgaaGTGACTATTTCATTTCAGTTCAATATACAAggtaataaatgtaatataacatGTTCCAGCTGTCTTCCCTTACTATAACGAAAAGATTGTCTTTGACATAGGTCTACCTGTTTATAGCGTAGTCTCCGTAACTGTTGGACAGAAACTTGTTCATATTGACTATCTATTTCACAAAACAATATTgcacgttaattaattaattatttaatagaaaattacaaatattacgcatATCAATACATTGATAAGTTAACGTAGATTTATAAATACATATAACAATAGCTattcaataaatatacaataaaggTACATGATGTAGACaataaatttttgtttattttattgggttattttacgacgctgtatcaacatctaggttatttagcgtctgaatgatatgaaggtgataatgccggtgaaatgagtccggagtccagcaccgaaagttatccagcatttgctcatattgggttgaggaaaaaccccggaaaaacctcaaccaggtaactttccccggccgggattcgaacccggactacctggtttcgcggccagatgcgctgaccgttactccaaaaaaaattaagaaacagaagttgaaaaatccaaaattcgtttaatattaatcttaatacaataaaatgtaatataagctttatcattttaaaaaatatcaaaggaGTGTTTGAACTGTTTAAAATTCATTATAAACTATTTCTCCCTTGTAAGTAGGAATAACTCTGTAAATAGGAGAATAGAAATGtgaatttgtatttacttttGGAATAAGGAAAATATTACGAGATTtgtaagaagacaaaataaaatattttataatgtatactAACAACACTGACAAATagcatcatatatatatatatatatcacattgcggataacaattaaaatttattttgaagttgTTCAAGCAAATTTGTAGGCATGTTTAATTGGCACTAGATTCCAAGTCATCGAGAagcattctaattttaaaattttaacctaAGTAATACACTAGAACTATTTTATAAGGTAGATATGTCTCTATTTAAACATTTGGAGTTATGAAAGATTAAATCCTGCATTTTATGTATatctaatataatattagtaatgtCTTTAGATAAATTGATGTCCTTAATGAAAAATACTCATGAAATACCATTCTTACTCTTCAATAAAAAGTAACACGCAattgtgtaaaaatatttttaaaagatttgTGTGGAGACGGGTTTCTAGTGACAGTTCAGTAAGTCTGTTTTTATGTATGCTCAAATATTTAAAGAtataataatttacatataaaaaaactattttactatttatagttcgaagttattattcggttgagtagattttgtcatctagtctgctgtcaaaagatctgaaagttagaatttataaaacgtggactctcactttgagagaggaacagagattaagagtgtttgagaataaggttcttaggaaaatatttggagctaagaaggatgaagttacaggataatggaaaaagttacataatgcaaattattcttcaccggacataattaggaacattaaatccagacatttcagcatgtagcacgcatgggcgaatccaaaaatgtatatagagtgttagttgggagaccggagggaaaaagacctttggggaggccgagactagatggaaggataatattaaaatggatttgagggaggtgggatatgatgatagagactggattaatcttgcacaggatagggatcgatggcgggcttatgtgagggcggtaatgaacctgcgggttccttaaaagccatttgtaagcaagtaagtaattaagtaagtaatagttCCAAGTTATACAGTTTTCAGTGTAGAAATAAAAGTATTTCCTTACTGCAAAGTTTCACacataaaaatataactttttatgtAATTGTGTGCAGAAAAGCAGTTGATGGCTTGTCTATTTCCAGGTGCTGCCAGTGTTTCTGTGCGCTCTGGCACTCGCAAATTGCGTGCCTGTCTTCCCGAGTTTCAACTCCGCTTCAGGCTTCGCAGAGAAGGAAACTTCTGGTAACTACTACAATCAGAAGTTTTTCTCGAGGGATGACTCCAAAATCCGCCACATGTCTACCACACTCCTCAGCAACGCGGCATCCTCCAGCGAATTTGCCTCAGCCGTATCGAAGCCCCAACTAGTTGAAAACGTGGCCTTCGTTGAACCTCTTTTGCCTGTAGTGGAATCCGCCTACCCCTATTATGAAGCTCCTGTCATTGAACCAATTTTCCCTGTTGCTGAACCTCTACTTCCTGTTATTGAACCTGTAAGTCCTATCATTGAAACTGGATATTCTATTTCTGAACCAATATTTTCTCTCTATGAACCTCTATTTCCAGTTGTTGAACCTGCAGTTCCAATTGTTGAACCTGTATATCCAATTGTTGAACCTGTATATCCAATTGCTGAACCTGTATATCCAATTGTTGAACCTGTATATCCAATTGTTGAGCCTGTTTATCCAATTGTTGAGCCTCTATATCCAGTTGCGGAATCAGTATATCCTTTTCTTGAGTCCGTATATCCAATTGCTGAACCTATCTTTCCCATTTCAGAATCGATCGTTTCTATTCCTGAACCTGTACTTCCTATAGTAGAACCTGCATATCCATTTGCTGAACTGTCTGCCCCCTACTATCGTTATCCTTATGTTGAATCTATAGGTAAACCAGTTTTAAGTGAATTCTTCTATCCAGAACCTGTTGTTTCCTCATATCCAGTTTCTGAATCTGCATTTCCCTTCGGAATAGAGTCAGTTGGTCCATTCTATGGTCCTCATTTTGGAGTCGAATCCAAATCCTTCTTCAATAAGCCCATAGTCGAACCTATTCGTCCGTATTTCCCTGTTCCTCCAATTGAACCAACATTTCCTCTCTATAAGAGCTCCTTTGGTGGATATGGCGAGGCATTTCCTCTGAAATTTCCTGGTTACTACCCACCCTCATTTGGTGGCTTAAAATTCCCTTCATCATTGAAGTATAAATTGTGATTTAAGTATTCTTTAGCTCAATCCACTGTACTATAGGGAAATTTAACTTTTCATGTGCAAGTTATACTATTATATGGGTCGAACTATAAGGTATACATCTACTAATAGGATAAAAATTCACGTTTCTTCCTTAATATCTTTCACAATTTGGTGACTGATTCTTGGGAGTATAATTCATACTTGAAAATCGAGTTTGGGGCCCAAAGAACATTCTTTTTGGaaaaagttaatacaattttggaCCAATCTAACGCCATTACAAATTGACTTAGGATAAAACGTCTTTCGCAAAAATGATCCCCTACTTATGGAGAATGCCACTaactaaaattatttgtttatcttGAATAA encodes:
- the LOC138704625 gene encoding zonadhesin-like, which codes for MAFAVLPVFLCALALANCVPVFPSFNSASGFAEKETSGNYYNQKFFSRDDSKIRHMSTTLLSNAASSSEFASAVSKPQLVENVAFVEPLLPVVESAYPYYEAPVIEPIFPVAEPLLPVIEPVSPIIETGYSISEPIFSLYEPLFPVVEPAVPIVEPVYPIVEPVYPIAEPVYPIVEPVYPIVEPVYPIVEPLYPVAESVYPFLESVYPIAEPIFPISESIVSIPEPVLPIVEPAYPFAELSAPYYRYPYVESIGKPVLSEFFYPEPVVSSYPVSESAFPFGIESVGPFYGPHFGVESKSFFNKPIVEPIRPYFPVPPIEPTFPLYKSSFGGYGEAFPLKFPGYYPPSFGGLKFPSSLKYKL